The window CGGATGgctcctgctggagaagaggcGAGGGCCGGCCGTGGGcgctcttccttcccttcccttcccttcagctCCAGCTGGAGCTCTGCAGGTCCTCTCGCAGCCAGGTGGGCAGGGGCTGCCCCAGCTtgttcagcagcttggagaggTCAACGTTGTGCTCCCGGTAGAAGTCAGCCAGGAAGAGGCGGGACTGCAGGCAGGCCGAGAGGAGGGAAGGGCACCACTGTTAGCCAATGCCCCTCCAGTGCCCCTCCCCCCGTCTTCCCAACATGGCTGTGAGAAGAGAAGCCCCCACACCCCCCACACACTACTCACCGAGGGATCCATCTCCGGGTATTTCCTCCCTTTGCTTTTCCCCAAGCACTTGGTCCTCCCTCCATCCAGCACCTGGCACCAGAACCCCTTGGCTTCATCAAACCTgcacagggggagggagggaggggggggggggctaggcgGAGGCTGCCACGGACCCTGAACTTTTTTGGTCACTCCAACAATTTTATACCCATCAGATTTTGTatttactcccccctccccttctcctggTTCAAGGAAGCAAACAAGACTTTGGACAGAATTGTTCTGCAGCCTTTTGAGAGGAGTAAAATGACACCCAGGGGAAACGTTAACACAAGGCAGCTTTCTCGGGATCCTACAAGAAAGCCATGTTGGTCCCTCTTTGTTCTGTGGCCTCCCTTCCTCCTACGCACTagcagggggcggggaggctCACAACAGGAACCGCTGGCCCCCTGCAAGTCCTGGCTTCTCCGTTCTCTCCCCAACACACCCCTGGAAGCCATTTCTTCCTGGCCATCAGGCAACTGCTTTAGAGGGCAAGGCTCCTGGGAAGGGAAGCGGCCGCCTCCAAGGGAGGTGCAGGCAGACCCAGAACCACCAGGGCAGGGCAAGGCTAGCCCCACAGCCACAGTCCTGCTGCAGAGGGACTCTCGGCTGGGAGACCAGCAGGAGGTGGTGTCGAGGGGACCAGGCTGGCCTTGCTTCAGCCCTGCCAGCAGCAAACCATAACATCCATGTTGGGCAGCTTGGCGCCTAGCTGGAGTGGCCCACTCTGCAGGGATGGGGCCAGGCTGCATAGGATTCCGGGTTACAGCTGTTAAGCTCTGGCTCCATCAAGTGTTGAgggcaggccctccccccctccccaccccaggtcagcTTTTAGGCTTCGAGCCTCTTCCTGGGGTTTGCTGCTGGGTTATCCAGGCCACCACCTAAGAGCGGAGCTATAGAAGCAAATCCACCCCTCCCAGCTCCCCTGTACAGAAGCCTTACTTGAGGGCTTGGGTGTAGTTGAAGAGTGGTGTGACCCCCAGAAACCTTTGGATGTTCTCCATGACGGAGGCAGGGTTGAGGCGGAGTTCCTGCCCATCCACAATCAGGATCTGGAGGGACAGCAAAGCAAGGAAGAGTTCAGAGGGCCCCTTCCCCAGTGGGGAGCCCAGGAGCCAGGCAGCAGGTCTCccaaggcagtgttccctctaagctgcagagtcttgtgagcaaaaattctgcttccttagctcctggcattaaagttctgtgctgctgccattaaagttgtgagctactgcataaattggtgtgctctATGGCCATTTTTCCAGCTGGAGTGtgagtgtgagctggaggctaaaaaacagtgagctagctcacactaactcggctggTCCTGTTGCTTTGAGCGCTCTCCGCCAGTGGGGTAAAGAAAaccaacaaaaatatatatatagacataaagagataaCCAAGCAGCACCCAAACGCTTTGTGGATTCAGAGTGGGCTCCATTGACCAGACAGTTTTAGCAGCCAGGAGCTCCTTTTCTCTCCTTGCAAGGGACAGGTGCAGTGAACAGGTGGACTGGGCAGCCCACTTGCCCGCGTAGCCCTTCCCCATTCTGCCAGCTAACAAAGGGGTGCTCTGCCAGAAGGCCTTCTGCCCAGCGGCCCCGCCCTTGGTCCCGAGGCCCTGCTCCACAGACCTCCTCCTGGCTGGGGATAGTTGGGGGGTCCTCACGGAAGAACTGCTCAAGACCAAAGGAGAAAGGCTCCAAGGGTCGCCCTACCTGCCCCGAGGGGTAGTAGGCCAGCCATCGCTCCAGGTGAGTGGCATAGGTTCCAGGGCTCAGGCAGCGGCTCCGCAGAGTGTGCAGCTCTGGGGGGGCTTGGGACCCCGAAGAAATCACCTGGTAGAAGGTGTAGTTGAGCGCCATGGGGTCGTTGTGAGCGCGCtggtgctgggggcagggagagaggaagatGTCTGTGAATCCAGAGGCTTTCCTCCCGAGCACGCCACCCGCCCCGCCCACTGCAGGGCTCACCTGATACCAGGAGTAGGCGCGGTCTGCGGGGTTGATCAGGATGGTGATGATCTTGGCCCGGGGCAGGAGAGCTGCACTGCGCCTGGGGACTGCCTCGGCGTCAAAGTAATTGGCACTCTTCTCAAACATGAAGTCCGTGCTGGCGTTGGAGGGGATGGGGAAGAACTCCATGTACCTGTCAAGAAAAGCAGGCAGGGCTGAGGAAGGCCTCTCCAGCAACCTCCCTGGGTGCAGGAGACCAgaaggtggggctcagaggacgGGATGGCGAAAGCCCGTGCAGGGCTCTGCAGGGGCAACTGCTTGCCTTGCCCTGCACGGCCTTGGCAAGGGGGCTCTAACGCCAGTCTAGGCAGAGGATGGCGCTGCTGTGGGCACACTTGTagaggggaagggggcaggggacAGAAACTGGCGTCCTTCCTGCAGGTTTGGCCTCCCTGAGGCTGGTACATGAAATCTGCCTCCCCAGACAGTGCCATCCCCTGGACCACAGGCTGGCATCCATGGGGCACAGCTGCTAGAAAGCAGTGGGGCTGGGTCACTGGATTCTTGCTATGACCTCCACCCTGCAAGAGTGACGGCTGAAGCCCAGGACCCCCTGCAAGACCACCCCAGCAGCCCCAGGGGGACTCCATCCTTCATCCCAGATCCCAACCTGGTCTCAGACACTGTCAGAGGGCTGCTACAGGACAGGGAGATTTGGCCCAGGGGCACCCCCAAGACAGCAAGGCACAGGTGGTTCTGGCCCCTGAAAGCCTGACGAGCCGTCGTAGACTCAGCTCTTGTTCTCCCAGACTGGATTAACTTCAGCTTGTTTTGAAGATAGCAGCTATATATAATCTATTTTTCTTATACaagaaatatattaaaaaattaaacattgatTTCAATATATTGTGTATTAATTTTTTGCATGCTTTCTCACAGTTTTGTCCTCTTCAGAATCTCAGTGAAggaaggtggggtggggtggggtggggggtcccCTTCATGCTTACCAGTCAATCCCCTTGTGGTAGTTGGGCCCATTAAAGAACTGGATCTCTTCGTAGGTGGAGGGGCTGGGGAAGTTACTGGTTACAGCGGGATGCATGGAGAGGAAGACATGCACAGCTGTAGTGCCTGCAAAACACACGACCAAAAAGGCTTATCTTGCGCTGCTAAGAAACACCCACGTCAGCAGCCAGCAGGGCTTCCCAGAgctgcctcttcttcttctctcctgctCCGTCTAGGCAGGGATGCTTGGCCTGTAGGAAGTCCCCCCCAGCTGTTCCTCCTGGGGCTGAagacgggtgtgtgtgtgctctgCTGGTTCTCTCAAGGCAGCGTTCAAACGATGATGAGGGGGGCAAGATTTGCAGCCTGCTCCGTAAACACTGGCCTACCTGAGCCACTAGAGGGCACCAGCAACCCTTTCAACCCTCAATTTCCCTGGATGGGCAGGGTTGGAGTTGCCTAGTGGAGACCAAGAGGAGGCTGAAACGTTTCCTGCTGCTGAGAACTTGGCATGGCCTCCTCCCTCCTGCCCGCCCCCTTTCAGGAGGACTCAATCTAGGCCTCCACGTTCAGATCCCAGGGGCTCATGCAGACCAAGAGGGGAAAAGAGGTTGAGATCTCTGAGGGCCCACAGATCACACCCCTCACCTGTTTTTTGAGGCCCCACGATGAGGAACTTGGGGAGGCGGTCACAGGTCTTCTCCTTGGACCAGATGTCCTTGTGGCGCTTGTCATCGCAGGGATTCTGCCcccagggagggagagatggaggtCAGGCAGGGAGGAGGGCGGGACACCAGGGGACCCCAAAGAATCACTCAAGcgtgttgtccccccccccccatgcacacactAGTCCACTGGGGCCTCAACACCCTGAACTACAGCTGCCTTCTCTAcacttctttcttttaaaaactgatgAGAATTCCAACAATCTTACTCCAATCAAGAGACCAGCCTTTACAGACTCAGCCTTGTGAGTAAAGACACCTAAGAGGCTCCTTTGCTGAAATCTCCCTTTCATCAGCCATCGCAAGGGGACGCTGTTCATTGCACCTTCTCTTCTCCAGCCCCTAAGCCTGCAAGGCCCAGAAGTCTGGGGCAGAGAGGATCCCACTTCCCACTGCTCTGCAGAGCCCGGGGAGCAGCGGCTGGAGAACACAGAGAAGGAAGCCTGCACTGGGCCAGGCCCGAAAGGCAGCCCTGGAAGACAAAGTCCCAGGCGGCAGAGGGAAGACCAGGCTGGCCTGGCTGAGTCACAAGTCTGTGAGCAGCTGGCAGCACCCCTGTTCAGCATCTGGGGTGGAACTTGGGGGACATCAGGGGAACTTCCGTTCATCCAGGACTTGCTTCTCTGTCTGCCCTGGGTCTTGTTGTCTGCCTTCAGACCTCAGTGTGCTGATATCCATTccttctcccaccccccacccttcaGGAGCCAAGCTGATTCCTGAAGACAGGTGACAAGACCCTGGGAAGACAGACAAGCAAACCCGGGAGGGACAACAGTGAGCTGGGCAGGGGCTGAATGCTCacctggtgtgtgggggggggggaggagggggagacaggAGTCCTCGCCCACATATGGTTTAATGCCAAGTGTTTTGGCTTTTTTGCAAGCTGCCCCAGGTGGGCCCACAGAGAGAGGGCATCACATTTTTCTAATAGATTTGctggtggggcagtgggggcgaAGGGAATGCCCccctccctgggccacacacctccAGAGGCAAATGATGGCGGAATCCCACGTCAGGCCCCACAAGGCAGTAGCCATCCAGGCTGACTCCTGGCCGAGAGAGGGAGAGTCGCTGCAGTTCCCCAagattccctctccctccccagaggGCCACAGGCAGGCCTCCAAAGGGAACAGATTTGGAGCGACTCTGCTGAGGCCCAGCCGGGCAGAACAGACAGGGAAGTCCAGCAGCCAAGCTCCCATGCTGGCCATGATGGAGGAGGCTCCTCTGGAGCCCTTTCCCTTCCCGTCCAGCCCCAAGGCGGTCCCTTGCTTGCTCACCTGCCACAGAGGATTCTTCTCCTGCGAAAAGATCTCAAAGTATCTTTTGGCCAGCTGAATGGGGGGCAGCGTCTGAAGGCGAAGGTTGGTCCAGCACTGCACAAACTTGACGAGGCTTTCGAAGGTGTACAGCCCCAGGCGGTCGTTCCCGTAGTTGGACAAGTGTGTCATGAAGATGCTGATCTGtgggcaaggagggggggggggatcctcaggccactgtcagaacttgtaactttctctctgtctgccttgaccaaactgactccatgctgtaacctgatactaacacagagtccatagcctgagcaattaaccctgcctcatagctattccaaatatttagggctccttgacgggcgacagatagtctctgttcaacatccacaggtgcccttttgaagacaggccgtttggccttcaccacggggaagcatcctcccttctgataacgaagcctgggaaaggagacacttgtctgtaacccgtgtgaatgatacCTTTATTGTACTCCAccgatggcataaaatgtaaccaactgccaggactcggcattactgttatctcgtagctctagcactgtagttcttcaataaagatctttactttgtaacaagtattggaatcgtctgaagttcgttccagttctgacagccACTGCAGACTGGGAAACCtgatcacctcccccccccccaggtggccCTGGCCCACCCCCATCATGCCCTTCCCGCACCGGCTCTGCCCCGCCAGGCCTCACCCACCACATCTGGCCCTCTTTTTGGGTTTgatgccctgccctccccagaaggGTGGGTTTCCCCCAATCAGACTGGGCATCCCTCATGCAGCACAAACTCCGTGCTCCTTTCCCTGGTTATAATAGCCTCTGGGGTCAAAAATCAGAAAAACCAATCAGCAGGTTCTCTGGAATGTTAGTTCTTGGGCTGGCTGCCATTTTCCGTCTCGACAGAGCAAAGAAAGCAAACGTGAAGGATGGAGAGGGGATGTCAAAGGTCAGCCAGTGATCAGCCTGCCCAATCCCAACCGTGTCCTTGCAGGCCAGCACAAggagcagggaggggggcagTGCGGGGGCTCCAAAGAGAAGACATCATTGTATCTTTTCCCTGCTGTGAAGGGTGGGATGTAGCAGGCCCGGGGATGCCACTGAGGAGtccctggaggctaaaaaacaagGCCAAGCAATGGAGAGAAGGATCTCCCTTGGGCCTTACTggagggaaagagggggaaaagGAAACGGACCAGTTCCAGTGGTTGCACTGCTGCCTGAAGCCTGGGGGTGTGTTCCTGGATGACTTTCATGAGCCATTTTACATATCCCAAGAGTGCTCAGGCCACGTGGCCTGCAACTGGCCCCTCctagccaagccaagccaaaggTCCCTTTCCCACCTACAAGCAAGCCTCCCTCCAGCTCAGCAGTgggaggtgagggggggggggggagatgctgcCTAGAAACACTTCCGTTCTGGATTCCCGGGGAGGATGCAGGGAGGCACAACTGCTTGCTTCTCCACCACCCCGCCCCTTTGGGATTAAGAGGTTTTGTGAGGAAGGAACCAAACATGACAGGAAGGAGAACGGCAGGCTGGGATATTGTGGGACTGGCTTCCTGGATACCCGGCCTTTCTCCCCATTTTAGCcttgcaacaccccccccccccgccccgtgaggtaggtcaggctgaaagtgtgtgatagtcgcaaggtcacccaatgaatcGCCATGACAGAGTTGGGAttcgaactcaggtctcccagagCCTAGCCCAACCCTCTCTCCCCACTCTGCCACCCTGGCTCCCGAGGGTCTGATGGGTCTTCCCTCAGTTGGGTGCTCTGCTTTCCCCACCAGGTGTGACGTCTTCTTCCCTCAGAGACCAGCCCACCCGGAGGACGAGCAGCAGGCAGGTGGAAGCCcccaggaggggctggctgcatggcctccccccctcccccctaaggAGCAACTGCCCAGCCCCACACTTCGTGCACCCCAGAagctgagggggaggggagccaggCACGCCTTTCATGATGGCGGCACTTCCCATTAAATGTCAAAATGGTTAAAAGCCATGGCCGGGATGACTCGATGGCTCTGCACATGCAACAGTTTCTGCTGAAAAGTCACAGTCAGTgatccccgccccgcccccccccccgtgtcagcTGTTGTGGGTCATAGGCTTGCGGGAAGGGGGGGAGGTCTGCACACGTCTGTGTACTTGGAGTATGCTTGTACTTTGGGCTGGTTTCCAGTCCAGATCATCTATTTCCTTTCTGCCTTTCCCTCCTGCGCTTTCTGCCCCTAAGAAACATGGGCCTAAGAAACCACAGCCAGGAGCTGAGGCTCCTTTGGGCTCCAAGTCACGGGTCAAAACCAGAACCCTTGCCCAGACGGGCCTGTCAGGGGAAGCTGAACCTGCGGAGCAGCCAACTTTGACCCTTCGCCCAGACCTCAACTGGGGCTTCTCTCAGAAGCTAGAAAGGGGCAGACAGTGCTTCTTTGTGGACCCAGAAACATGAACATCTGAGCTGTCTCCTCCTGGGGGCCACTGTTATTCCAAGGTCCCCCTTCTTCTGGGATTTGTTCCTTTCCCCAGCGGTGGCCCAAAGTGGTGGTTGTCACTCCCCTCCTCTCCACAACCCAGCATGGCAAATTAGGCCGAGAGGCAGCAACTGGCTGACATCGACAGGAGACATGGGGACGattctcccaccccccccccacacctgtcAGCTCCAGccacactcccaactcccaaGACTGCAGCTGGGCTGGAGGGTGTCAGGGCACCTGAAGAGAAGAACGGGAAAGGccgtgcccagctccttccagCCCACGGGCCTAGAGGGGGACACTTGGGGGGAGCCCTGCAGGTGGCAACCCCTGGGTGAGCCAGAGGGAGAGGAAAGCGGAGCAGAAGGGACCGGCCTTTCCCTTGACATCCAAGCTTGCTGGCCCCTCTGAAGAGCAAACTTCTTGCAAGGTATGGACCTCACCCCTGTAGACTCCAACCCCTAGAGGTGTCTGCCTACTCTTAAGGAGCACAGGGGACTGAAACATGTGGGGCAGCAGATCCACCATGAAAACAGAGCAGCCTGTGTCCCAGAGAGAGCAGAGGCTGCCAGGCTGGGGGAGGGACAAACGGCAGGGAGCAAAGAGAGAGGGGGACATCTTCCGCTGAGGAAAACAGTCCTTGGGCATTGTGAGATCATAAAACGCTCACTCTGCTGCCTTTGAGGCAATGGCTGCCTTGGGAAATAGTGCGGAGGAAGCCGTGCAGAAGGGCTCCTTGCAAAAACAAGGACAAAACAAGCTCCAGCTCCCAGAGGGCAGGGAAAGGCACAGATTGTCCTTTCGCGATATCCTCATGTAAGCCTCGCAGGGGGTGGGGAACGAGATGAACCCTGCGAATCTgaccccctggaggaaatgaagaggtcttctgccaaagtctcaaaGGGTGGCCAttaagaatgccccccccccagtggctcTGCTCATCTGCCTTGCTGGTGGGGGGCTGAGAGGCCACAGGCCAAGGATCTGGCCTGTCCTCCGTGCATCTCAGTCAGGTTGTCTGTGAGGAGGAAAGCACAGGTACCCAGGATGCTCTCCGAGGAAGGAGTGAAGGGCCTTCTGGGTGCTTGAAGAAGCTCCGGGGTTCTGGGctgctcttctttcagggcccaAATTCTGGCCCCATGACTGACTGAGAGACAGTCCCTACAGCACAACAGGGATGCGTGCAGGTTTCTTCCCAAGAGTTTATTGAGACTTCCTAGAATCAAGTTTATGTTGGATTGGCTCAACAACACTGCTTGGCAAATAGCCTTTTTTGGGCTGCCATATTCTCCTAAAAACCACACAAAATCAAAAACACCCCTGGAATTTAGCCACAGTCCCAAAAATGGCACCAAAAACACAAATATGCAGCTTTAAAATTAATCATGGCCATTAAATTATATACATTAAGGTTGTACTATTAAAattatattctctctctcttgaaATATTAATAGCATGatctccaagtgaggcctgggagggcggaggggggagggaacagagactgaatggaggggagggattttTGTGGTGCCTCCTTTTGAAGAACCGACTGCTCACTCATGCCAAAGCAACATTCCTAGCCATGTTATCCCACCTGAGACGTgtgaattcagagaagggcgggatacaaatccaaatgATAGATAAATAAGAGAGAGGCACCCGATACCAGAGGCCATCTGCTTTGCCTCGTTTTTGCTCCCAGCGAGACGGCTTGAGTTTCCTCGCAACACCGACCTCCCAAGAGAGGATCGGCATGGGGGTCCAATCCCGCCACACTTACGGGGTTCAGGAGGACTGTCAGGAAGAGTTCGCCACCACGAATGCTCTTGTCAAGCTCTTTGGAGCCACCGGGGTATTCATTGTAGAAGATGGTGTGAGTGAAGAGACCACAAGTTTGCCGAGGCAACACCTGAGTGAGGCAGCAAGAGAGGAAAGGTCAGAGGCCGCAGAAGGAACTGGGGGCCAGTCTGAGGAGGTAGCTAATACAATAGAGGAAGGAGTTGGGTGCGACAGTCCGAATCCCACAATAATTGGCTCATGCTCTTAATACCCCTTGTCTGAAAGCCTCCATTGCTACTGTGGGTGCAGGAGTCataaggcttcgctccccctggGCTCTCTCATTCCAGACCCCCTTCCCGGCATAAAAGGTCTGGAAATGGGGCTCAGAAACAGCCATGGCCGCTTGGAAAGCTTAGGGTTCAAAATGCTTGGACCAGCACTGGGCTCTCCACGCACCCCAGATACACCTCTAGAGAATCCGCAGGGGCTTCGTTGTCTCACCATGATCTCGTTGTGGATGAAGCCTCGGCGGTAGCGGGCTGGTCGGAGGTGGGGGTACTCCTCTGTGCTGGTGACCTGGATGCCCCAGACGGCCTTCCAGGCCTCGTAGAGCTGGGCGTGGACAGGATAAACCCCCGAGTGGTGGGGGGCCACCGCATAGCCCAAGTCTGTGGGGATCCCGTGCTCCTGGAAAGAGAAAGCCGCCTTTCAGAGCTCGCCTCGCTGCAGAAGGCAAAAAGGGGGAGGACAGAGAAGGCTGCCGTGGGGCTGTTGGGGGAGACAGAAACCTCCACagaacaaagaagcagagaagcTGGACCACAAAAAGAAATACTCACCTCCCGATGGTCAAGCAGAGAAATTTGGCCAGATTTGTTTGGCAGGAAGTTTCTGACTACAAATGACTAACATTACAGATAGAACAAAGGTTGAGtctagtgtcacctttaagaccaacaaagtttaattctgggtatttctggcaagcacacaaaagcttctacccagaactaaactctgtcggtcttaaaggtgacactagaCTCAAattctgttctgttgcttcagaccaacattagGTATGCATGGCAAGTTAATAAAAAGAGGCTAGAAACTTCTGCAGGAATACTTTACGAGAATCAGGACCAAAACAAAAATGGTCCAGATAGGAATCGAAAGTAAGTGTAAGGAATGATGCAAAATGCTGATGTGTCCAACTCAAGGTGCTTTTGGACTTGGAGAAAGCAGGGGGCGACCACTGGCTCCCACATTCTAACAgcttccccaaccccccccccccaacaaagccATCCTGCCTCTTCATGAGTGGGCGTGGCTAACTGGGCTCTTTGGCTCCTGCTTAGCTTGCATTTGGAGACGTGCCTTGAGGCTGCAAACACGGGCACACAACAGGTGTCCAACACAAGAGCTGCACCTGTGAAATGGACCCTCCTGTGTCAAGTCATGCTGAGCAAACTGAATCTGTCAAGGCCACCTTCTCATTGAAGAATGGAAGGGCTCACTTGTTTGGGCTGCACCTCAGACACTGAAATGCCCCTGGCTGCTCAGACCACGGAGGTGGTCAAGAGGTGGCCCCAGGGAGCCATCTGAGATGTTCCTTCTCCAGCCATTTGCAGCCACACCAACAGCTTCCCCTAGtgctgccactgagccagagaGCTGGGGGGGTTTCAGAGGAGGCATCAGCTAAGGTTCCCAACGGCCAGTTTGCTGCTGGAAGCAGTTGGATGTCAAGGGCTCTCTTTTgctgtttctgggtgctgaataGAAGAAGAATGGGGGAGGGTGCACCGTGCctgctttgcctttcactttgcaACAGTCATAAGTATTCATTCATACCCTACAAGAGGGAGTGAAGCCAGACTTTCAAGGCCATTTTATCTCTGTAGGCACAGCTCCGCTGCCCACTGTCTGGTGTGAGAGAGGTGTTGGTGGGAACTGATTTGTATTGCTAAATGGGCTTTTTGCACTGTAGTTTTGGTGGGCTGCTTAACCAGATATAAGACTGGTCCCTCACAAGcgagccagttctgacacagtCGTGTATTGCTCCTGTTCTATCTATCAATAAGGCCAGCTTTCTGATcacactggaagccttctttaatGTCAGCCTTAGAGCTGACACTGGGATCCTCCCAGGGACCCTGTGGGTCCTGCAGGCCCTGAACCCCCACATCCAGCCCCCCAAAGAGCCTTCCTTTTGCAGCACTGAGCCAGATCCCCAGGCCCTGCCCCACACAACCAAACCCTATGCCAGAAATGAACCTGAAAAGCCAAAGCGCAGCTTTAAAAAGCAGAGAGAAGACGAGGGGTCCCCAGGACGGCCTCCTGCTGTTGAAGGCTTGAGCACACTCAGCGACCACCTTCAGTGCCATGCAGGAGGAAAGCGAATCTCCCCCTCAAGCATCGTGCCTCTGAAAACCAGCTCTGAGAGGGAGCTCTTCCCACAGGGGCCTCTGCTGCTGCAGGGCCAAGATCAGGGGCTGCTTTCTCTCTTCTTCCCACCTCTactccccaacagggacccaaagcagtttacagtgtTGCTCTCGCCCCTCCCAAGGACGCCCACAGACACAGCTGGGGCTCAAAGGCAGGTCTGTCTCCCAGGCCCCTGGCCAGCACTTCAGCTGCTCTCTCCTCCTTGCCTGAGACACGCAGGCCGTTAATTCAGAAAAGACTTCCTCAGTATTCCTCTCAGTAAATCCAGCTATTGACACATTGCTGTCCAGTTCCACATTTCCTGCAATAGGTTCCTTCGATGGTTCCTTGAGCACGCATTTCTTGGAGTCATTTCCGCCCTGAGCATTTCCACCTGTTAATTCTactcagcctctctggggccaggCAGCAAGCGGAACAGACTTTCTCAACGTGCTGCTTCTCAGCTGAGAGTGCAGCATTGTTCTCCCGTCATTAAAAACCCCATTCCCTTGGGGACTCTGAGCTGTTGCTTACAAACAGCCCTCCCGTCTCCTTTCTTTCCGCCCCCCCAGAGGATGCACTGTTTGCATCAATAAGAAGATGTCTCAACAGCTCTGGTATAATTTTCTCCCACTAattcaaaggtaaaggtagttccttgcgcaagcactgagtcatttccgactctggggggatgttgcatcacgacattttcatggcagactttttttacagggtggtttgccattgccttccccagtcctctgcactttcctctcagaaagctggggactcattttacccacctcggaaggatggaaggctgagtcaaccttgagctggctacctgaatccagcttctgccggggttgaactcaggtcgtgagcagagagttcagactgcagtactctgGACCACGGGGCTCTCAGTTCAAAGATGGCAAACAGTAAATACAGCGTCTCTCCGACAGAAATCGTCCTCAGTCTTG is drawn from Heteronotia binoei isolate CCM8104 ecotype False Entrance Well chromosome 4, APGP_CSIRO_Hbin_v1, whole genome shotgun sequence and contains these coding sequences:
- the NDST2 gene encoding bifunctional heparan sulfate N-deacetylase/N-sulfotransferase 2, giving the protein MIQLWKVIRHVRQLELHRLILLLIAFSLVSMCFLAYYVTNSPKIKEPPPLPFSDCSNQHRALLQPQASWRLTKSVDNSRTDPVVLVFVESIYSQLGQEIVAILESSRFKYRTEIAPGKGDMPTLTDKDHGRYALIIYENILKYVNLDTWNRDLLDKYCVEYGVGIIGFFKANENSLLSAQLKGFPLFLHSNLGLRDYHINPSAPLLYVTQANEVEQGPLPGDDWTVFQSNHTTYEPVLMASTKSSESIPHLAAHRALHATVVQDLGLHDGIQRVLFGNNLNFWLHKLIFVDAIAYLTGKRLCLTLDRYVLVDIDDIFVGKEGTRMKVSDVEALLNTQNKLRTLVPNFTFNLGFSGKFYHTGTDEEDEGDDMLLKHRKEFWWFPHMWSHMQPHLFHNVTVLAEQMKLNKQFALEHGIPTDLGYAVAPHHSGVYPVHAQLYEAWKAVWGIQVTSTEEYPHLRPARYRRGFIHNEIMVLPRQTCGLFTHTIFYNEYPGGSKELDKSIRGGELFLTVLLNPISIFMTHLSNYGNDRLGLYTFESLVKFVQCWTNLRLQTLPPIQLAKRYFEIFSQEKNPLWQNPCDDKRHKDIWSKEKTCDRLPKFLIVGPQKTGTTAVHVFLSMHPAVTSNFPSPSTYEEIQFFNGPNYHKGIDWYMEFFPIPSNASTDFMFEKSANYFDAEAVPRRSAALLPRAKIITILINPADRAYSWYQHQRAHNDPMALNYTFYQVISSGSQAPPELHTLRSRCLSPGTYATHLERWLAYYPSGQILIVDGQELRLNPASVMENIQRFLGVTPLFNYTQALKFDEAKGFWCQVLDGGRTKCLGKSKGRKYPEMDPSSRLFLADFYREHNVDLSKLLNKLGQPLPTWLREDLQSSSWS